In Epinephelus moara isolate mb chromosome 9, YSFRI_EMoa_1.0, whole genome shotgun sequence, a genomic segment contains:
- the LOC126395914 gene encoding leukemia inhibitory factor receptor: MVSVFEAVPGNMVGSGFQFDYLDPKFPSGGNHSYFFIVGLILVYHTTLSSQASNSGKCSVKTIASEYKQCEIHQDGVHDLECFYKTRGSVNCLWKPGNHASEKTYTLIIQQPPRKYCRRYYNIIDTSEEIAVYENISLTVEVFEKSSKSANCTKAVFRGLPKRMLQCGPPHIVSFRRHSGTLVMNISWRPKAITDYSVRYKALGSLLWNETSSRSQNREICTVKGLNSLLVYTVQIQCVNNETCSECAWSEAYTVPSELTTQPVIVSLEDTDIAGAKGHRLLSFTWKFSAEELHDRYYVTVGKASGEAPCEQINVTKPEIRLNLSYSAYHLNISAVNNVSTSPAVSQAIPQREDMPSMRNEKLNVTVRSNTSLTIYWKDNLIKKYVCYSVEWMKRGHKVNYKSFYENANNYRTLYHLPEALEPYQRYNITLHTRPDKDTCNMKRVNNSENTYGSTQFYFIEGSPVSGPANISSYNVTLNSVVLKWLSIPEEDIRGFLLGYIIYYMEYHHRGASTERNITVDPLFNNYELGDLKSGTAYQVQISGFTQAGEGVRSKATCIFKTNEGSFNFSAVIAVFAVVASVLIFGSPIIKRAKVILWPSIPSPGNSNAMQKMEGPFERELLESLNTLKVEEWDTNSLQVVEKEDVIPASTLPSMMPLLHASEDDVDSPEMTCNWIQGDTEDATGDISPDITTETLPDVQRTNPQSSPFAFSSDYTTMEMFQQGMPPGIPVNTSVSQAMESEPEDTDLTVVKSGLDYIGQFSTSPNSDSKEMF; the protein is encoded by the exons ATGG TTTCAGTCTTTGAGGCAGTCCCAGGCAACATGGTTGGCAGTGGATTTCAGTTTGATTATTTAGACCCAAAATTTCCTTCTGGTGGAAACCATTCATACTTTTTCATTGTTG GTCTGATCCTTGTTTACCACACTACGCTCTCCTCTCAAGCTTCAAATTCAG GGAAATGCAGTGTAAAGACCATTGCATCTGAATATAAGCAATGTGAGATTCACCAAG ATGGAGTCCATGATCTGGAGTGTTTTTATAAAACACGTGGTAGCGTAAACTGTTTGTGGAAACCTGGAAACCATGCATCAGAAAAGACATACACACTCATCATACAACAACCACC CAGGAAATATTGCAGACGTTACTACAACATCATTGACACCTCTGAAGAGATTGCAGTATATGAAAATATCAGCCTGACCGTTGAGGTTTTTGAAAAGAGCAGCAAATCAGCAAATTGTACAAAAGCAGTGTTCAGAGGGTTACCAAAAAGAATGC TGCAATGTGGTCCTCCGCATATCGTGTCCTTCCGCCGCCATTCTGGAACACTAGTCATGAATATAAGCTGGCGACCAAAGGCCATCACAGATTACTCTGTGAGATATAAAGCACTGGGCAGCCTGTTATGGAACGAG ACATCCTCCCGATCCCAGAATAGAGAGATCTGTACTGTGAAGGGTCTAAACTCCTTGCTGGTCTACACTGTACAGATACAGTGTGTCAACAATGAAACCTGCTCAGAGTGTGCATGGAGTGAAGCCTATACTGTCCCATcag AACTGACAACACAGCCTGTCATTGTCAGCCTTGAGGATACTGACATTGCAGGGGCAAAAGGCCACCGGCTGCTTTCTTTTACCTGGAag TTTTCTGCCGAAGAGCTGCATGATCGCTACTATGTGACAGTCGGGAAAGCTTCAGGAGAGGCCCCATGTGAGCAGATAAACGTCACTAAGCCTGAAATCCGACTGAATCTCTCATATTCAGCGTATCATCTCAACATCAGTGCTGTTAACAACGTGAGCACCTCCCCAGCTGTAAGCCAGGCAATACCACAGCGAGAAGACATGCCCA GTATGAGAAATGAGAAGCTGAATGTGACAGTCCGCAGCAATACATCTTTAACTATCTACTGGAAAGACAATCTCATCAAAAAATATGTCTGCTATTCTGTGGAGTGGATGAAGAGGGGACATAAAGTCAACTACAAGTCCTTTTATGAGAACGCAAACAACTATAGGACTTTATATCATTTACCAG AGGCTTTGGAGCCATATCAGAGATACAACATCACTCTGCACACTCGGCCAGACAAGGACACCTGCAACATGAAGCGCGTCAACAACAGTGAGAACACCTATGGGAGCacacagttttatttcattgaAGGAT CTCCAGTCAGTGGTCCTGCAAACATCAGCAGCTACAATGTAACGCTGAATTCAGTGGTGCTGAAGTGGTTGTCCATCCCAGAGGAAGACATCAGAGGTTTTCTACTGGGTTACATAATCTACTACATGGAGTACCACCACAGGGGGGCGAGCACAGAGAGAA ATATTACAGTGGATCCATTGTTTAACAACTATGAATTGGGAGACCTCAAGAGTGGCACAGCATATCAAGTCCAGATATCAGGTTTTACCCAGGCAGGAGAAGGAGTACGAAGCAAAGCAACATGTatctttaaaacaaatgaag GATCTTTTAATTTCAGTGCTGTCATCGCAGTCTTCGCAGTTGTGGCCTCTGTGCTAATATTTGGATCTCCGATAATAAAAAG AGCTAAAGTCATCCTTTGGCCAAGCATACCTAGCCCTGGAAACAGCAATGCCATGCAGAAAATGGAAGGTCCCTTTGAACGG GAACTACTAGAGTCCCTCAACACTCTGAAGGTGGAGgaatgggacacaaacagtctTCAGGTAGTAGAAAAAGAAGATGTGATCCCTGCTAGCACTCTACCATCAATGATGCCGCTTCTCCACGCCTCAGAAGATGACGTAGACTCACCAGAAATGACTTGTAACTGGATCCAAGGAGACACTGAGGATGCAACAGGAGATATCTCACCTGACATTACCACAGAAACATTACCGGATGTCCAACGGACAAATCCCCAGAGTTCTCCTTTCGCCTTTTCAAGTGATTACACAACAATGGAGATGTTTCAGCAGGGGATGCCTCCGGGCATACCAGTGAATACATCAGTTAGTCAAGCCATGGAAAGCGAACCAGAGGACACAGACTTGACTGTGGTAAAATCAGGATTGGACTATATAGGGCAATTTAGCACCAGTCCGAACTCGGACAGCAAGgagatgttttga